Proteins co-encoded in one Opisthocomus hoazin isolate bOpiHoa1 chromosome 9, bOpiHoa1.hap1, whole genome shotgun sequence genomic window:
- the SLC38A11 gene encoding putative sodium-coupled neutral amino acid transporter 11 isoform X1 — translation MERRGREPPPTAAHQVETDDQTALVSKRRNKGGNSGLASAGFNIVNSIIGSGIIGLPYSMKEAGFPLGVLLLFVVAYITDYSIILLIKGGNLSSTNTYQEMVKKTYGLVGYLILSTLQFLYPFIAMISYNIITGDTLTKVFQRIPGVGADNVLTDRNFIILLTTIIFTLPISLYQDIAKLGKVSLSSLILTIVILIIVMVRTVTLSPQVPKSENAWIFAKSNAVQAVGVMSFAFICNHNSFLIYGSLEEPTLKNWSRVTHASVSLAVVISVAFAACGYMTFTGYTEGDIFENYCRDDNLATFGRFCYGVTVILTFPLECFVTREVIANVFFHGNLSTVFHIVVTVVIVAVATGVSLVYDCLGIVLELNGVLSATPLVFIIPTACYLRLSKERWNHSDNLISCLILAVGVLVMTVGFVLTILHPQECSHGKDMFYCFPSNVSFPNTTLPP, via the exons ATGGAGCGCCgcgggcgggagccgccgccgaCCGCCGCTCACCAG GTAGAAACAGATGACCAAACAGCCCTTGTTAGTAAGCGCAGGAATAAAGGAGGAAACAGTGGTCTAGCATCAGCTGGATTTAACATTGTAAACTCTATCATAGGATCAGGCATTATAG gATTGCCATATTCAATGAAGGAAGCTGGTTTTCCACTTGGAGTACTGCTTTTATTTGTGGTTGCCTATATCACAG ATTATTCCATTATATTACTGATCAAGGGAGGAAACCTCTCCAGTACCAACACGTATCAAGAGATGGTCAAAAAAACATATGGTCTTGTAGGTTATCTAATTCTTTCAACTCTTCAATTTTTATATCCATTTATTG ctATGATCAGTTACAACATAATAACAGGAGACACTTTAACTAAAGTTTTTCAGAGAATTCCTGGAG ttGGAGCAGATAACGTGCTTACTGACCGGAACTTCATAATTCTTCTTACCACCATCATCTTTACCTTGCCTATATCTTTATATCAAGACATAGCAAAACTGGGAAAG GTATCCCTTAGTTCTCTGATTTTAACTATTGTCATCCTGATTATTGTGATGGTGAGAACAGTAACACTGAGTCCACAAGT ACCCAAATCAGAAAATGCGTGGATATTTGCAAAATCAAATGCAGTACAAGCCGTTGGGGTGATGTCATTTG CATTCATCTGCAACCATAACAGCTTTTTAATATATGGGTCTCTGGAAGAACCCACACTAAAGAACTGGTCTCGAGTCACACATGCATCTGTCTCCCTTGCTGTTGTTATCAGTGTGGCATTTGCTGCATGTGGATACATGACTTTTACAGGATACACAGAAG GAGATATATTTGAAAACTACTGTAGAGATGACAACCTTGCTACATTTGGAAGGTTTTGTTATGGAGTTACTGTAATTCTGACCTTCCCCCTTGAATGTTTTGTGACCAGAGAG GTGATTGCCAATGTGTTTTTCCATGGGAACCTCTCAACAGTTTTCCATATTGTTGTGACAGTAGTTATCGTTGCTGTGGCGACTGGTGTATCATTAGTGTATGATTGCCTTGGGATAGTTTTAGAGCTGAAT GGAGTTCTGAGTGCTACCCCACTTGTTTTTATCATCCCAACAGCGTGTTATCTAAGGCTGTCCAAAGAGCGATGGAACCATTCAGATAACCTCATATCCTGCCTGATTCTTGCTGTCGGTGTGCTAGTGATGACAGTTGGGTTTGTTTTGACTATCTTGCATCCCCAGGAATGTAGCCATGGAAAAGATATGTTCTACTGCTTCCCTAGTAATGTTTCTTTTCCCAACACTACACTTCCACCATAG
- the SLC38A11 gene encoding putative sodium-coupled neutral amino acid transporter 11 isoform X2 translates to MERRGREPPPTAAHQVETDDQTALVSKRRNKGGNSGLASAGFNIVNSIIGSGIIGLPYSMKEAGFPLGVLLLFVVAYITDYSIILLIKGGNLSSTNTYQEMVKKTYGLVGYLILSTLQFLYPFIAMISYNIITGDTLTKVFQRIPGVGADNVLTDRNFIILLTTIIFTLPISLYQDIAKLGKVSLSSLILTIVILIIVMVRTVTLSPQVPKSENAWIFAKSNAVQAVGVMSFGDIFENYCRDDNLATFGRFCYGVTVILTFPLECFVTREVIANVFFHGNLSTVFHIVVTVVIVAVATGVSLVYDCLGIVLELNGVLSATPLVFIIPTACYLRLSKERWNHSDNLISCLILAVGVLVMTVGFVLTILHPQECSHGKDMFYCFPSNVSFPNTTLPP, encoded by the exons ATGGAGCGCCgcgggcgggagccgccgccgaCCGCCGCTCACCAG GTAGAAACAGATGACCAAACAGCCCTTGTTAGTAAGCGCAGGAATAAAGGAGGAAACAGTGGTCTAGCATCAGCTGGATTTAACATTGTAAACTCTATCATAGGATCAGGCATTATAG gATTGCCATATTCAATGAAGGAAGCTGGTTTTCCACTTGGAGTACTGCTTTTATTTGTGGTTGCCTATATCACAG ATTATTCCATTATATTACTGATCAAGGGAGGAAACCTCTCCAGTACCAACACGTATCAAGAGATGGTCAAAAAAACATATGGTCTTGTAGGTTATCTAATTCTTTCAACTCTTCAATTTTTATATCCATTTATTG ctATGATCAGTTACAACATAATAACAGGAGACACTTTAACTAAAGTTTTTCAGAGAATTCCTGGAG ttGGAGCAGATAACGTGCTTACTGACCGGAACTTCATAATTCTTCTTACCACCATCATCTTTACCTTGCCTATATCTTTATATCAAGACATAGCAAAACTGGGAAAG GTATCCCTTAGTTCTCTGATTTTAACTATTGTCATCCTGATTATTGTGATGGTGAGAACAGTAACACTGAGTCCACAAGT ACCCAAATCAGAAAATGCGTGGATATTTGCAAAATCAAATGCAGTACAAGCCGTTGGGGTGATGTCATTTG GAGATATATTTGAAAACTACTGTAGAGATGACAACCTTGCTACATTTGGAAGGTTTTGTTATGGAGTTACTGTAATTCTGACCTTCCCCCTTGAATGTTTTGTGACCAGAGAG GTGATTGCCAATGTGTTTTTCCATGGGAACCTCTCAACAGTTTTCCATATTGTTGTGACAGTAGTTATCGTTGCTGTGGCGACTGGTGTATCATTAGTGTATGATTGCCTTGGGATAGTTTTAGAGCTGAAT GGAGTTCTGAGTGCTACCCCACTTGTTTTTATCATCCCAACAGCGTGTTATCTAAGGCTGTCCAAAGAGCGATGGAACCATTCAGATAACCTCATATCCTGCCTGATTCTTGCTGTCGGTGTGCTAGTGATGACAGTTGGGTTTGTTTTGACTATCTTGCATCCCCAGGAATGTAGCCATGGAAAAGATATGTTCTACTGCTTCCCTAGTAATGTTTCTTTTCCCAACACTACACTTCCACCATAG